The genomic window CGTGGTTACGAATCAATGCTCGAACATTACCTGAAAGTAGCTCCACAATTTAATGAACCGCTGTATACGAGGCCCGTACGTACAGTGGTGTGAGAGGCGCACTCCGTCAGATTTTGATGACGGAGCCGCCTACTCGATTAGCGGTTCGTGCTTCTGTCGTCCGTGTCAAGCTGACCTGTCCAGTAAAGGTCTGCAATAAACTGTCCGAGTGCCTGTCTGTCGTGGGTTGTGCGATTGCAAAAAAATTAAAACACCGAAGGATGGGAAAAAAAATTGAATTTCTTTCTGGGTGGCAGAAAAGCACACTCTTTTGCAAGCTTTGGTCTGTGTGCTGGCTTGTGGGGCTTGCAAATGTGTGTGCTTTTGCGTGTTGGGTTTTCATTTTATGCTGTCGCTCTTGTATAAGCATTGAAATTTCCTCCCGGATAGTTTGAATAAATATGCTGATAAACTGAAACTGTCTTTTCGTTTACATCATCGTCTGAATAAATTTTCATTGGAAGATTAAGCAAGTAATCATTGATGGTCTGCCAAACCTGTGATGAAACTTGTCGGCTTTCTCTCCATCTTTCTATTTTCAACTTTTCATCTTTCAACTTCTGCAAAGTTTCTGCTGCAACCTTCTTCACTTGTTTTATATCATCTTGTGAAAGTTCTTTCCCTTCCCTCAGCAAATCATAAATCGCTAAAACCTCCTCTGTCATTCCTTCACGCATTGCACGGCTTTCTTCAACTGTCAGGTCTTGGATGTATGTATTGAGTTTGTCAAATGCCCGTAGTGTGTCCTCTAAATTCTTGCCTCGGTTGTATTCGTCAATAATTTCCTTGTAGCGTTCATAGAATTTCATCCGCAACGGATTCTCTTTCATCATCTGCTGCAACTTCTTTTCTACGGCTTGCGCTAAGTCAAAAACGATAGTGTTCTTCTTTGGTGTTTTAGCAAACACAGCACGAAGTTTATCTAAGTCAAGATTTGCAAGGTCAACATAAACTCCATCTGGTTCTGAAACTTTATTCGGATTCACCGAAACATTTTCATTCACAACTTGCTGCAACTGCATGATGATGCTTGTTACATCTGCTTCCTTCACTTGCTGATTCAGCAAATTGTAGATTGCTTCAATTGCATTGAACTGACGAATGAACGGTTTCACTTGTTCTTCGGGATAAAGCGCATGATACTTTTTGAAAACTTCCCTTGCCATCACCTCAAACTTTGTTCGTGTGGTTTCATTCAGGCAAACACAATCTGCCGCTTCTTTAATCTTTCGCAGTTTATCCATTGGTTTCACATCTGCATTGCTTAACTCATTCAGATTAAAACCTAATTCGTTCAAATAACCTTTCACTTGCCGGATTGCTTCTTTCAATTCTTCTGCAAGTTGCTCAAGCAACTCCACGGGCTTTCCTTTTCCGCCTTCACCGTTTCCACCTGTGCCACCGCCACCGCCTGTTCCTCCTCCGTAAACACTGTATGCTTTCTCCAATTGCTTGTAAACATTTCCGTAGTCCACAATCAAACCGTTTTCCTTTTCATCATCATACACACGATTCGCACGGGCTATGGTCTGCATGAGTGTGTGTCCTTGTATGGGTTTGTCCAGATACACGGTTGAAACGCAAGGCACATCAAATCCTGTAATCCACATGGCACACACGATTACCAAACGGAACGGATGCTCAGGGTTTTTGAAATCTTTTTCCAAATCTCTTGTAGTGTCCGACATTTTTCTCCGGTGCGGTTCAATGTCAAGATTCATTTCTCTGAACTTTGCTACTTCGTTTTGTTCAGGACTTACCACAACACAAATTTCTGTTTGCTCTACCTTTTGAAGTTTGCGCTGTAACATTAACTGTTCTTCAACATCACTTGCATTTTCAATTTTCTGTTTCAGTTCTTCAATATAGGGCTTCCAGTATTTCGTAATCATGTCATACATGCGAACTGCTGTCGGCTTATCAAGTGTAACCAACATTGCTTTTCCCTGATAACCTCTGTCGTTGAAATGCCAAACCAAATCTTTTGCAATCGCATCAAGCCGTGGTTCTGCTGTCAGCACAACATAATCCTTCTGAAAAAGATAAATGAGTTTCTTCTTTTGGTCAATGTCTAATTCATCATTATTCAGAATCTCAATCATCTTTTCATCCAACTGGGGGTTCTTGATTCCTAATTTTTCCCCTCTGTTGTTGTA from Bacteroidota bacterium includes these protein-coding regions:
- a CDS encoding type I restriction endonuclease subunit R, producing the protein MSYEYSEDGLVENATQQVLEELGWKVLYAWKNESLGDDSLLGRETKSEVILRRNLLAALKEFNKGLPEIAYAQAIEILEQKIADKTLGRINKEKYQLLIDGVPVSYTNADGELEKQKLRVFDFDNYTNNDFLAVRQLEIVGELYNRRTDVVGFVNGIPLVFFELKAHHKDLRHAYDDNLRDYKDTITHLFNCNAFIILSNGTDAKVGTVTSPYKFFLDWKRFEETEEGVVSLDTMLRGTCAKEKLMDIFENFLLFDDSGGDVVKLMAKNHQYIGVNKVLEKVKTIEDLKGKLGVFWHTQGSGKSYSMVFLCQKIHRKFGGSYTFLIVADRSELETQLYDTFTGAGAVASVKGHEPVAGSREHLRELLKENHKYVFTLIHKFSINPEKENEYPLITDRKNIIVISDEAHRTQAGTFARNMRFNGIPNASYLGFTGTPIIKEEEELTKNIFGEYVSVYDFKTAIKDGATLKLLYNNRGEKLGIKNPQLDEKMIEILNNDELDIDQKKKLIYLFQKDYVVLTAEPRLDAIAKDLVWHFNDRGYQGKAMLVTLDKPTAVRMYDMITKYWKPYIEELKQKIENASDVEEQLMLQRKLQKVEQTEICVVVSPEQNEVAKFREMNLDIEPHRRKMSDTTRDLEKDFKNPEHPFRLVIVCAMWITGFDVPCVSTVYLDKPIQGHTLMQTIARANRVYDDEKENGLIVDYGNVYKQLEKAYSVYGGGTGGGGGTGGNGEGGKGKPVELLEQLAEELKEAIRQVKGYLNELGFNLNELSNADVKPMDKLRKIKEAADCVCLNETTRTKFEVMAREVFKKYHALYPEEQVKPFIRQFNAIEAIYNLLNQQVKEADVTSIIMQLQQVVNENVSVNPNKVSEPDGVYVDLANLDLDKLRAVFAKTPKKNTIVFDLAQAVEKKLQQMMKENPLRMKFYERYKEIIDEYNRGKNLEDTLRAFDKLNTYIQDLTVEESRAMREGMTEEVLAIYDLLREGKELSQDDIKQVKKVAAETLQKLKDEKLKIERWRESRQVSSQVWQTINDYLLNLPMKIYSDDDVNEKTVSVYQHIYSNYPGGNFNAYTRATA